The nucleotide window TGGTATTCAAGATGATTCTAATATTGAAATTACTTCAGGATTATCTAAAGACGATAAAATTATTACTGGTCCATATAATATGGTTTCTAAAACATTAAAGCCTGGAGATATGATTGAGGCTAAGAATAAAAAGAAATCTGATGAGCCAAAAGAAACTGGCAATGATTAATTTATGTAGTTTTGTGGCTATTCAATATAAATCAGAAATAATTTAATTATGTTAAAAAATTTATTCAGATCTGCTTTCGTGGCAGTATTAGTATTTGCATGTAGTTCAGATGATAGCGATGGAGGTGGAAGTAATTGTCCAGACTTAATAAACCAGACAGCGCAAGGAGATTTTAGGGGCGAAACTTTCGTGTCACCTGGTGGAACTTATTTATTAGCACCTGGTGGAAACAACGGCTACACTTGTACTATTTATGTAGAAAACAGAACTGGAGGGGATTGTGTGTTTCCTGTTTTTGGAAACGATGCTGATCCTCAGGACTCTATAAAGTTTCCAATAGACGATTTAAGCCTTCAGACGTATACTTTTGCTGATACTGGCGGTGATACTATTAATTTTAATAGAGTAGCTGTAGAAAATAATGTGCCAGTTACCACTGCAGAATTAGCAGTCTGTGGTACTGTAACTATTACAGAATATGATGCTGATGCAGACACTTTAACAGGAACCATTACAGCAGTTGGTCAGGATGGAAGTGAGATTAACGGTACCTTTATCTTAGACCTTTGTGTATTTTAAATATTTGAATTGGCGACTATTCTAAATATAGAAACGGCAACAACTAATTGTTCAGTCTCTCTATCTAAAGGTGGAGAGACTTTAGTTTTAAAGGAAGACAATAGTCCTGGTTACTCTCATGCAGAAACCTTGCATGTGTTTATAAAAAACGTCTTTGAAGAAGCAAAAATTAAACCATCGGATATCGATGCAGTAGCTGTTAGTAAAGGTCCTGGCTCTTATACTGGTTTGCGTATTGGAGTATCTACTGCTAAAGGACTTTGTTATGCTTTAAATAAACCGTTAATTTCAATTTCTACTTTAGAGAGTTTGGCCCATCAGGTTATAATTGTAGACGGACTTATTTTACCTATGTTAGATGCACGTCGTATGGAAGTGTATTCGGCTATTTATAACAATAATCACCAATTGATAAGAGAGATTAAAGCCGAGGTTTTAATGGAAAACAGTTATATAGATTTGTTAGAGAAAAGTAAAGTCTATTTTGTTGGGAATGGTGTAATAAAAACGCAACAGCTCATTCACCATCCTAACGCTTTTTTCATAAAGGATAAGTTGCCGTCGGCCAACGAAATGGGATTTTTGTCATACCACAAGTATAAAAAAAGCGACATCGAAGATGTCGCTTATTTTGAGCCTTATTACTTAAAGGACTTTGTTGCGATTAAAAAGAAAATTTAACCTTTCTTTTGTATTTCTACAGTATGTGGATATGGTATTTCTATACCAGCTGCATCTAAGGCTTCTTTAGCATTTTCAGTAACGTCAAAATACACATCCCAATAGTGTTCTGTTTTACACCATGGTCTTACCGCAAAATTAACTGAACTGTCAGCGAGTTCTAAAACTGTAACAGTAGGCTCAGGGTCGCTTAATACAGAAGGATGAGAATTTAATACATTCATTAAAACTTCTTTAGTTTTTTTTATGTCGGCATCATAGCCAACTCCAAAAACTAAATCAACACGTCTAGTGCCTTCTGTAGTGTAATTAACGATATTACCGTTAGAAAGTGCTCCATTAGGAATAATAATTTCTTTATTAGAAAGACCAGTAAGCTTGGTCGTAAAGATTTCTATTTCTTTTACAACACCAATTTCACCCTGCGCTTCAATAAGATCACCAATTTTAAATGGTTTAAAAATCATGATTAAAACACCACCGGCAAAATTACCAAGAGATCCTTGTAAGGCCATGCCAACAGCTAAACCAGCAGCTGCCAGCACTGCTGCAAATGACGTGGTTTCTACACCTACAGTTCCTAATACTACAAGGATTAATACAATCTTAAAAATCCAGTTAATGAGGTTGAGCAAAAACTTTTTCAAGCTATCATCATAGTTTGCTTTGGTCATGCCTTTTTTAATGCCTTTCATAACCATTTTAATTATCCAACTACCAATAATCCATATCAGAATTGCAGCTAAAATTTTTGGTGCAAAATCAACAATTAAGTCGTAACCTTTATCTATCCATTTTTGTGTTTCCATTTTTTTAATGTTTTGTTGCATAAAAAACTCGGCAGTAAACCGAGTAAATATAGAATTTTATTATGTAGTTATTTAACTTCGAATGTCAACTTTAAGTTAACTCTAAATTCGGTAACATCATCACCTTTTACGATGGCACTTTGATCTTGTACATATACCGAACGAATGTTCTTAACAGTTTTAGATGCTTCTTTCACAGCTTTTCTCGTGGCATCTTCCCAACTTTTATCTGAATTAGATAATACTTCAATTACTTTTAATACTGCCATAATATATTGTTTTTTTAGAGGTTAATACTTTTTAGAAACGGATGTATCTAAAAAGTCACATAAAGTTAACGAATTTTATTACTGGTATGAAACTTTTGAGCTGAGAATAAAGTAGTTTGTCTCTAATAAATTTCTAATAATCAGATTATAGGATTGAAGTTAAATATTCAATTATCTTTATTAGATCTACTTCGTTTTTGGGATTTAACTTTTGATCTTTCATGTAGGATTTCAGTTCTTTTTCCTTGTTAGGAAAGAACTTCAGAAACTGTTTTTTCTTTGTTGGAATTGGTTTTAATTCATTATTAATTTTTATGAAATAGACATCATCAGCCCTTTCATACCGTGCTGGTTTCTCACTACCGTAGTTAGTTGTAGCTTCTTCCTTTTCATGGTACTCAATATGTTCTTCTTTGTAGAGGCTACATTTGTCATTTTCTAATAATACTACTAGAAACCTATTAACAGTTATATTATATCTGTTTACATAACTCAATGATTTATAAGTTTTATTACTCTTAAGAAATTTAACTTCGTAAGTAACACTTGCATCTAAAGCTAGAGTTTTAGCTGTGTCAGTTTGTATTTGCATTTCATGGGTAAAAGCATTGTATCTGGCATAATAAGTTGAATCTTTAACCTGACTAATCTTAACAATCGAAAACTCGTCATTGATGTAAGGAGAGCCTTTAATGTTGGCGTCATCATTTTCATTAAATCGTTCGATTTGAGTTCTAATATCATTTAAAACCACGTTGGTAGGCCTTTGATTGTTAATTTGCTGAGCGTGAGTACAGAGGGTTAGCGTACATGTGAGCAACACATTTTTAAAGAGAACCGTAAGTGATTGCATAAACTTAGTTTAGATTAAATTTTGCAAATATCGTGCCTAAATACAAATTTAATGATCTAGCCATTTACAGCATTTACTGTAATAGAAGTGTCGTTTAACATTTCTCTTAGCATATTCTCAATGCCGTTTTTTAACGTAAAAGTTGATGACGGACAACCGCTACAAGCGCCTTGTAATAATACTTCAACTTTTTTTGTTTGTTCGTTGTAAGACCTAAATTCGATATTTCCACCATCACTTGCAACTGCAGGTTTTACATATTCCTCCAGTATATTTACTATGTTTTTAGAAGTATCATCAAGCGCCTCAAATTTCTGTTCTATTGCCGCTTCTGTTTTATTAAGTTGTTTAGGTGCATCATCATTAAGAATAGTCTTACCTTCTTCTACATATGATTTAATAAATTCTCTAAGCTGTAGTGTGATTTCCTCCCATTCTATAATATCAAACTTTGTAATGGAAATAAAGTTTTTTTCCATAAAAACATTCTTCACAAAAGGAAATTGAAACAATGCTGTTGCCAATGGAGATGGTTTAGCGTCTTCTATAGATGTAAACTCATAAATATTAGGAACTAATACTTTGTTGCAAACAAACTTTAAAACACTTGGGTTGGGAGTGCTCTCTGCATAAACAGTAACTGCTGCTTTTGGTTTTATGGCATTTTCTGTAACAATGGTGCCATCGTTAGAGAGATAGTCTTCGATTTGTTTAGCAACTTCTTCTTGAACATCGCTCCATTCTACAATATTAAAACGTTCAATAGCGATAAAGTTTGAAGCTATATATACCTTCTTAACAAATGGTAAGTAAAACAACTGCTGCGCTAAAGGAGAGTCTTTGGCGTCGTCTATATTGTTAAATTCAAAGCTATTATGATTTGTTAAAAATCTATCAGCTTCAAATTTTATTATCGCCTCATTAGAAGTTGGAACTATGGTGATTTTTGTGTTTGGCATTCTTTTTTTGTGCAAAAATATGAAATATCAACATGAAACGTTAATCCTATATATAATGTTTTGTGACTAATTTCTTAAGTCAATTCATTTAATTTGATTAAATTTCGTCCTCATTTATAAAAAATGCGCTCCTAGATTGTAATCTTTATGGGATTCTCTGTGTGTTTTTAGATGAATTTTAATAACTATGAAAAAGGTATTATTTTTAACTGCTCTGATTTTTTCAATGCTTGGGTTTTCTCAAGATCTTTCCATGCAAGATGGAACTTTCACAAGGTGCGAACCTGATAAATTTTTTGACTCTGGTGGCGAGTTTGGTAATTATGGAAATGATGAAAATTTCACTATAACTATATGTCCACCAAACCCAGATGAATTCATAATATTAGATTTTGTTAGTTTTAGTACGCAACTCAATGCAGATGTGTTAACCATATATGATGGTGATGACACTACTGCAGCCATTATAGGCACATACTCTGGTGTGGCATCACCTGGTACCATAATAGCATCGGACACCAACACATCTGGGTGTTTAACAGTGGCATTTGTTTCTAATGGCTCTGGTAATACTACAGGTTGGGAAGCGGATATTACATGTGCAGTGTCATGCCAAACCATAACACCAGAAGTTGTCAGTACTACACCAGCAGAAACCTCACCAAATGTTGTTGAGATTTTACCAGGCGACACTATTGACTTTGTTGGTGGAGCAACGTTCTCTGTCGATGGTACAAATGCAACATATTCATGGAATTTTGGTGATGGAAATACAGCTACAGGAACTAATGTGTCAAATACATACACAACTTCAGGTTCCTACACTGTAACTTTAACAGTACAAGATGACAATCCTATTGGCTGCCAAGAAACCGTTATATTTTTTGTAAATGTTTTGCAGGCCATTGTGTCTGTTAATAATAATGCATTTCCAGAATCTTCAATGTCGCTGCCAGAATTGGTAGAAAATGTTCTAGTATCTGGTGGTTGCTCGGGTGTAGATAATTTTTCTTTTCAGGTCAATGGCACACCAGGCGATTTAGGTGGAAAGAGCTATGGATATTTCACCAGAGGTGGTGCAGTTAATTTTCCGTTCGAG belongs to Winogradskyella sp. J14-2 and includes:
- a CDS encoding dodecin family protein, with product MAVLKVIEVLSNSDKSWEDATRKAVKEASKTVKNIRSVYVQDQSAIVKGDDVTEFRVNLKLTFEVK
- a CDS encoding mechanosensitive ion channel family protein, producing the protein METQKWIDKGYDLIVDFAPKILAAILIWIIGSWIIKMVMKGIKKGMTKANYDDSLKKFLLNLINWIFKIVLILVVLGTVGVETTSFAAVLAAAGLAVGMALQGSLGNFAGGVLIMIFKPFKIGDLIEAQGEIGVVKEIEIFTTKLTGLSNKEIIIPNGALSNGNIVNYTTEGTRRVDLVFGVGYDADIKKTKEVLMNVLNSHPSVLSDPEPTVTVLELADSSVNFAVRPWCKTEHYWDVYFDVTENAKEALDAAGIEIPYPHTVEIQKKG
- a CDS encoding NifU family protein — protein: MPNTKITIVPTSNEAIIKFEADRFLTNHNSFEFNNIDDAKDSPLAQQLFYLPFVKKVYIASNFIAIERFNIVEWSDVQEEVAKQIEDYLSNDGTIVTENAIKPKAAVTVYAESTPNPSVLKFVCNKVLVPNIYEFTSIEDAKPSPLATALFQFPFVKNVFMEKNFISITKFDIIEWEEITLQLREFIKSYVEEGKTILNDDAPKQLNKTEAAIEQKFEALDDTSKNIVNILEEYVKPAVASDGGNIEFRSYNEQTKKVEVLLQGACSGCPSSTFTLKNGIENMLREMLNDTSITVNAVNG
- the tsaB gene encoding tRNA (adenosine(37)-N6)-threonylcarbamoyltransferase complex dimerization subunit type 1 TsaB, yielding MATILNIETATTNCSVSLSKGGETLVLKEDNSPGYSHAETLHVFIKNVFEEAKIKPSDIDAVAVSKGPGSYTGLRIGVSTAKGLCYALNKPLISISTLESLAHQVIIVDGLILPMLDARRMEVYSAIYNNNHQLIREIKAEVLMENSYIDLLEKSKVYFVGNGVIKTQQLIHHPNAFFIKDKLPSANEMGFLSYHKYKKSDIEDVAYFEPYYLKDFVAIKKKI